CGACCTCACCCGAGACCACCACGCCTTCCATGAGCGCGATCGCCGGTGCCGCCGCAGGCGCGTGCTGGATGGTCTCCGCGGACCAGTTCGTCAAGCCGAGGGTGCGCACGTCCGCCCGCTGCAGGTCCAGCACCAGCTCCTCCATGCCGTCCACGGGCGCGACGAGCGACCGGGGAAAGTCCCGCAGGTACCGATCGACGAGCTCGACCCGCTCCCCCAGCGCCGCCTCGTGTTCGCCGCGCACGTCCGCCCACCGGGCTCCCGCGTCCAGGCGGCGGTTGATCGCGAAGAAGTCGGCCTCGTGCAACATCGCACGAGCGTCCTCGGAGGACATCTCCTCCTCCCAAACCCGGGTCGGGTCCCAGTGCACCAGCACCTGCCCGAAGTCGAAGACCACCGTGCGGATCATGCGCGTCATCCCTTCTCCTCACACCACGCGGTCGGGATCGACCCGCACGCGCAGCGTTCCCGGTTCCTTCTTGGCGCTGCGGATCGCGACCGCCTCGGCCAGCGCCCGGCCCAGCTCGTCACGCTGCTCCCGCGGGCACCGCACCAGCAGCCGGACCCACGGTTCGCCGTCGGGCCCGGTCTCCTCCACCGGCACCGGCCCCAGCGTGACAGCGCCCTCCGGCAACCGCACCCGCGAGCCGAAGAGCCGGATCGCCGTCGCATCGCCGGTCACTGCGGCCCACTGCGTGATCGGCGGGAACTCGAGCTCGCCGCGCTCGTCCAGCTCGCGTTGCGCGTGGCCGACCGGGTCCCAGCGCACGAGCGCCTGCACGGGCACCGGTGCCCCCTGTCCGAGCAGCATCACCTCCGCGTCCGGGCGGACCAACGCCGCCGCACGCAGCCATCGCCGCAGCGCCTCCACGGCCGCGCCCAGCTCCGGGCGTCCGGTCAGCACCGCGGCATCGAGCAGGAGCCCGGCGCGGTACCCACCCTCCGCCTCCGGCTCGGCGCCCGGCGTCGCCACCACCAGCCGCGCGCGTGCGTCCACCTGCGCGGTCACCCCGGAGTCCCGGTCGGAGACGAGCACAGGAGTGCCGGGAAAGGCCCGGCCGAGCTCCTCCGCGGTCCGGTCCGAGCCCACGCGCGCGGCTCGCACCCGCGTGCCCTCGCACACCTCACACTGCCAGCGCGTCTGCCACCGGCCACACCACCGGCACCGGGGGGTGGCATCGGGCCGGTCCAGCGCGAGCGGGCCGTGACACTCGCCACAGCGTGCCGGGGTGCGGCACGTCTGGCACGCGACCACCGGCAGGTATCCCGACCGCGGCACCTGGACCAGCACAGGCCCCTCCGCCAGTCCGCGGCGGACCAGCCGCACCGCCGCACCGGGGACCCGGGCGCGCCCCGCCGCGCCCTCGCGCGCCAGGTCGACGTCACTCGGTGCACTCACTCTCGGCGTCCCGGCGCGCACCGTCGCCCGGCTCGCCTGCACCGATCGCGCCCACCCCTCGGTCACCAGCATCTCGGCGTGCGGTGTCCGCCCGAACCCGCCGATCAGCGCCGCCGCGGACTCCTGCTCGGCCCGCAGGCAGAGGACATCACGCAGATGCGGATACGGCGCGCGCTGCTCGGCGTGGAGATCGTCACCGTCGTCCCAGCACACCACCAACCCGAGGTCCTGCACCGGCGCGAAGGCGGCCGACCGGGTACCGATCACCACCGCCGCCTGCCCGGTCAGAGCGAGGAGGAAGCGCCGGTAGCGCGCGGAGGCACCCTGATCGGCCGTCAGCACCACGTGCTCGACACCCGCCGTGGTCAGGGCTTGTCCGAGGCTCGCCACATCCCGCTGATCGGGTAGGCACACCAGCGCTCCCCGGCCGCCGGCACGTGCGGCCTGGACCGCCCCGGTCACCGCCTGCGCCCAGTGCGGTGCCGCCTCCGTCGCCTCGGACGCCTCCTCCACGCCTGCCGCCCACGGCAGGGCGCACCAGACCGCCCGCGGCGACTGCCCCGCGGCTACCCGACGCAGGAACGCCTCTCCCCCGCTGTAGGGCTGCCACGACCGCACGGCCGAGCCGGGCAACGGTTCCGCCAGCGATTGCGGGTCCGGGAGCACGCCGGCAGTCTCCGCCGCCGGACCGCCGGCATCCGCGGCCCACGGGATCCGCGTGTCGGTGGCCTCGGGCAGGGCCTCCAGCACCGATCGTTCGGCCGTGGCGTGGCGGGGCGGCAGCGCCAGGCGCAGCACGTCCGTCGTCGTGCCGGCGTACCGGCGTGCCACCGACCGCGCCAGCCGGAGGATCTGCGGGGTCAGCACCGCCACGGCTGAGGGCACCTTGCGCAGCGGTGACAGCGATCCGGCATGCTCGGAGCCGCGCGTCCGCCCGACGACATAGCCGTCCCGTTCCTGTCCGGCGAAACGCACCTTCACCCGCACGCCCGGGTGGACCTCGCCGTCCAGCTCGGGTGGGACGGCGTAGTCGAAGGTGCGGTCCAGGTGCGGAAGTGGGACGTCCACGAGTACCTGCGCCACGCCGGCGTGGGTCACAGGGCGCGCGGGCGTGACCGAGGCCG
Above is a window of Ruania suaedae DNA encoding:
- a CDS encoding HAD-IA family hydrolase — its product is MTRMIRTVVFDFGQVLVHWDPTRVWEEEMSSEDARAMLHEADFFAINRRLDAGARWADVRGEHEAALGERVELVDRYLRDFPRSLVAPVDGMEELVLDLQRADVRTLGLTNWSAETIQHAPAAAPAIALMEGVVVSGEVGVAKPDPAIYRLLLDRFDLEASETAFVDDSPPNVEAAREAGIHAEVFAGADAWRRTLREWGAL
- a CDS encoding primosomal protein N', which encodes MGSDAVDSRQPSLLDPASVTPARPVTHAGVAQVLVDVPLPHLDRTFDYAVPPELDGEVHPGVRVKVRFAGQERDGYVVGRTRGSEHAGSLSPLRKVPSAVAVLTPQILRLARSVARRYAGTTTDVLRLALPPRHATAERSVLEALPEATDTRIPWAADAGGPAAETAGVLPDPQSLAEPLPGSAVRSWQPYSGGEAFLRRVAAGQSPRAVWCALPWAAGVEEASEATEAAPHWAQAVTGAVQAARAGGRGALVCLPDQRDVASLGQALTTAGVEHVVLTADQGASARYRRFLLALTGQAAVVIGTRSAAFAPVQDLGLVVCWDDGDDLHAEQRAPYPHLRDVLCLRAEQESAAALIGGFGRTPHAEMLVTEGWARSVQASRATVRAGTPRVSAPSDVDLAREGAAGRARVPGAAVRLVRRGLAEGPVLVQVPRSGYLPVVACQTCRTPARCGECHGPLALDRPDATPRCRWCGRWQTRWQCEVCEGTRVRAARVGSDRTAEELGRAFPGTPVLVSDRDSGVTAQVDARARLVVATPGAEPEAEGGYRAGLLLDAAVLTGRPELGAAVEALRRWLRAAALVRPDAEVMLLGQGAPVPVQALVRWDPVGHAQRELDERGELEFPPITQWAAVTGDATAIRLFGSRVRLPEGAVTLGPVPVEETGPDGEPWVRLLVRCPREQRDELGRALAEAVAIRSAKKEPGTLRVRVDPDRVV